A genomic window from Thermodesulfovibrionales bacterium includes:
- a CDS encoding ORF6N domain-containing protein yields MKRGDIIPREIIEDKILFIRGKKVMLDRDLALLYEVETKALNRAVKRNLDRFPEDFMFQLSDEEFENLRFHFGTSRWGGQRYRPYVFTENGVAMLSSVLNSQRAIHVNIQIMRTFARLREMLMTHKDLKQKIEEMEKKYDYQFKIVFDAIRQLLEPPEKPKKRIGFLAEEKGK; encoded by the coding sequence ATGAAAAGAGGCGATATCATCCCGCGGGAAATCATTGAAGACAAGATACTGTTCATCCGAGGCAAGAAGGTGATGCTCGACAGAGACCTTGCCTTGTTATATGAAGTTGAGACGAAGGCTCTCAACAGGGCGGTAAAGCGTAATCTTGACCGTTTTCCCGAAGATTTCATGTTCCAATTATCAGACGAGGAGTTTGAAAACTTGAGGTTCCATTTTGGCACCTCAAGATGGGGCGGCCAGCGTTATCGCCCTTATGTCTTTACAGAAAACGGTGTAGCCATGCTCTCAAGTGTGCTGAACAGTCAAAGGGCTATTCACGTTAATATCCAGATCATGAGAACCTTTGCAAGGCTTCGGGAAATGCTCATGACTCATAAGGATTTGAAACAGAAGATTGAGGAGATGGAAAAGAAGTACGATTACCAGTTTAAGATTGTCTTTGACGCTATCAGGCAATTATTAGAACCTCCGGAAAAGCCGAAAAAGAGAATAGGTTTTCTTGCTGAGGAGAAGGGGAAATAA
- a CDS encoding asparaginase produces the protein MRRTDHIHNKMKRHIFVVTVFVMVLVVMSISGVLAASLPKVVIVTTGGTLATKFDPKAGGLVPAVSGVDLVASVPGLKDIADVEVVDFSNIPGDYYTPQKWFELSQKVNEILARADVSGVIITQGLDAMEETAYFLDLTSMTDKPIVCTGGKRDASQWDTDGPRNILNSVRVAIAKEAIGQGVMVVLNSQINAAREVTDTSKERFETFKSGQAGFLGYVDDDRILFIRKSLRRQTLPITGPPPPVDIVAMYGGADGKFIDKAIDSGTQAIVVVGNGIGNVNVEMYEAIKRARDKGIPVVISSWVPDGRVRPKYAWKGGSQTLAQLGAVYANDLSPKKARILLMIAMGTTKDSKGLQDIFNK, from the coding sequence ATGCGAAGAACAGACCACATTCACAACAAGATGAAAAGACACATTTTTGTTGTAACAGTTTTTGTAATGGTGCTAGTGGTAATGTCAATATCTGGAGTTTTAGCGGCTTCACTTCCTAAGGTCGTGATAGTGACAACCGGAGGAACATTAGCAACGAAGTTTGATCCCAAAGCAGGCGGCCTTGTTCCTGCGGTCAGCGGAGTTGACCTCGTTGCATCGGTTCCGGGGTTGAAGGACATTGCCGATGTCGAAGTGGTCGATTTCAGCAACATCCCAGGCGACTATTACACCCCTCAAAAATGGTTTGAACTTTCACAGAAGGTCAACGAGATACTGGCCCGGGCTGACGTGTCCGGTGTAATCATTACTCAGGGACTCGATGCAATGGAGGAAACAGCCTACTTCCTTGATCTGACCAGCATGACAGACAAGCCGATAGTTTGCACCGGTGGTAAGCGGGATGCCTCTCAATGGGATACTGACGGACCACGCAACATCCTGAATTCTGTGCGTGTAGCTATTGCAAAAGAGGCTATCGGTCAGGGAGTAATGGTAGTCCTTAACAGTCAGATAAATGCTGCACGAGAAGTTACCGACACCAGTAAGGAACGATTCGAGACATTCAAGTCCGGGCAGGCGGGCTTCCTCGGATACGTGGACGATGATCGAATCCTCTTTATCAGAAAGTCGCTGAGACGCCAGACCCTCCCAATCACAGGGCCCCCCCCTCCTGTGGACATTGTGGCCATGTATGGAGGGGCTGACGGAAAGTTCATCGATAAGGCCATCGACTCTGGTACGCAGGCAATAGTGGTCGTGGGTAACGGGATAGGCAATGTAAACGTAGAAATGTATGAGGCGATCAAGAGGGCTCGTGACAAGGGAATCCCCGTGGTCATAAGTTCCTGGGTTCCTGATGGCAGGGTGCGACCCAAATATGCGTGGAAAGGTGGCAGTCAAACACTCGCCCAACTGGGTGCTGTCTACGCAAACGACCTTAGCCCTAAGAAGGCGAGGATACTGCTCATGATAGCTATGGGAACCACGAAGGACTCTAAGGGACTTCAGGACATTTTCAACAAATAA